One region of Halalkalicoccus tibetensis genomic DNA includes:
- a CDS encoding ABC transporter permease, which translates to MELDLANAKEALSGEKSTQTKLFLVDNFIWVLLVATVLAFGIINGPQFFNYSNLQFIVFSSVMLSFLVMAEGICLLSGNFDLSVGQAAGFAGMLNALLLTSWAPWMPWWLGVITILFIGALIGAFNGFFIAFLDLNPFLVTLGTFFILQYATLELSLNPISEGFPATYLAIGGDTIAGIPIAIFVLVIAAVLIHILMRQTQFGSNVYSVGGDSEASNRVGISVTNTVFWVFVISGVLSAFSGLLFTGFLGSATPGMADGAVFMAFAGAVIGGASLTGGRGSIVNMIGGALLIGVFDAGLIQTGLGGNQVNIFFGVLVIAAIIINRYRQNIRDDLLTPS; encoded by the coding sequence ATGGAGTTAGACTTAGCCAACGCAAAGGAAGCGCTGTCAGGTGAAAAATCAACCCAAACAAAACTATTTTTAGTTGACAATTTTATATGGGTACTATTAGTTGCGACAGTTCTTGCTTTTGGAATCATCAATGGACCACAGTTCTTCAACTATTCTAATCTCCAGTTCATCGTATTCTCAAGTGTTATGCTCAGCTTTCTGGTTATGGCTGAAGGGATCTGCCTCTTGAGCGGCAATTTCGATCTTTCTGTTGGTCAGGCGGCAGGGTTTGCAGGAATGTTAAATGCACTCCTCCTCACTTCCTGGGCACCGTGGATGCCTTGGTGGTTAGGCGTTATTACGATCCTCTTCATTGGAGCATTGATCGGTGCGTTCAACGGTTTCTTTATTGCCTTTCTGGATCTCAATCCATTTCTTGTCACTCTTGGCACCTTCTTCATCCTCCAGTATGCAACACTCGAACTTAGCCTCAATCCGATTAGTGAAGGATTCCCAGCAACTTATCTCGCTATTGGTGGTGATACAATCGCTGGAATCCCGATCGCGATCTTCGTCCTGGTCATTGCTGCTGTCCTGATTCATATTCTCATGAGGCAGACCCAATTTGGTAGTAACGTCTACTCAGTCGGTGGCGATTCAGAAGCATCAAACCGAGTCGGAATTAGCGTCACTAATACTGTATTTTGGGTATTTGTGATCTCTGGTGTCTTGAGTGCTTTCTCGGGACTCCTATTTACAGGATTTCTTGGCTCGGCAACCCCAGGAATGGCCGATGGTGCCGTCTTCATGGCATTTGCCGGTGCTGTTATTGGAGGTGCCAGTTTAACAGGTGGCCGGGGGTCAATTGTTAATATGATTGGTGGTGCACTGCTTATCGGCGTGTTTGATGCTGGTCTTATACAAACTGGACTAGGCGGTAATCAAGTGAATATCTTCTTTGGCGTTCTCGTAATCGCCGCGATCATCATCAACAGATACCGGCAAAATATTCGAGACGATCTCCTCACTCCGAGTTAG
- a CDS encoding sugar ABC transporter substrate-binding protein produces MADGSNTPMNRRNILKTAGVAGIASIAGCLGGDDEDNGGPFYPHTIWGMYGSWEEAYVQGGEYYAEDHGFDFENNNSRGEEEEQISHIQNFAQQDADGILVGPVSETAPANQVEQAVSQDIPVIAANSDIDTPDLTMSVYIGNEPACEELGEEIVTYLESDGEAEGTVVNLQGDLGMAIGTEREQGFRNAVDEHDEIEILEISADFNREPAQEGLYSVLQSVDGEVDAIFAANGEMAAGAAGALDTYGMEPGEVFMACMDGSPTVVDLFDSEWLQRAFTQPTQYYLPIAMHYLEVARTEGEDALPDVGDEIDTDDLEITGEEHMGVDIWEGQDWAPATVQEQHDHPWFQTSGRLLTPDNYDESSNWGVIFGQDD; encoded by the coding sequence ATGGCAGATGGTAGCAACACTCCTATGAATAGGAGAAATATCCTCAAAACAGCGGGGGTAGCAGGAATCGCCAGTATCGCAGGTTGTCTCGGCGGAGACGATGAAGACAATGGTGGTCCTTTTTATCCTCACACGATTTGGGGGATGTACGGATCGTGGGAGGAGGCGTACGTACAAGGTGGAGAATACTATGCCGAAGACCATGGGTTTGACTTTGAGAATAACAATTCACGGGGCGAAGAAGAAGAACAGATCTCTCATATTCAAAACTTCGCCCAACAGGACGCTGACGGTATCTTAGTTGGTCCGGTCTCTGAAACCGCTCCTGCAAATCAAGTTGAGCAGGCCGTTAGTCAGGATATTCCAGTCATCGCAGCTAACTCTGATATCGATACACCTGACCTCACTATGAGTGTCTATATCGGAAACGAGCCTGCTTGTGAGGAACTTGGGGAAGAGATCGTCACCTATCTCGAATCGGATGGAGAAGCTGAAGGAACTGTTGTGAACTTGCAGGGAGACCTTGGGATGGCCATTGGAACCGAAAGGGAACAAGGATTCAGAAATGCCGTCGATGAACATGATGAAATCGAAATCCTTGAGATAAGTGCTGATTTCAACCGAGAACCGGCTCAAGAGGGTCTCTATTCCGTTTTACAGTCGGTTGATGGTGAGGTCGATGCGATCTTTGCAGCAAATGGAGAGATGGCAGCCGGAGCTGCAGGTGCACTTGATACGTATGGCATGGAACCTGGAGAAGTGTTCATGGCATGTATGGATGGTAGCCCAACTGTAGTCGACCTATTCGATAGCGAATGGTTGCAGCGGGCCTTCACCCAGCCTACGCAGTATTATCTACCGATTGCAATGCATTATCTAGAAGTAGCCCGGACAGAAGGAGAAGATGCGTTGCCTGATGTTGGTGACGAAATTGATACTGATGACTTAGAGATAACAGGCGAGGAACATATGGGTGTAGATATCTGGGAAGGACAGGATTGGGCACCGGCAACTGTCCAGGAGCAACACGATCATCCATGGTTCCAGACGAGCGGTCGACTCCTGACACCCGATAATTACGATGAATCCTCAAACTGGGGTGTTATCTTCGGCCAAGACGATTGA
- a CDS encoding ATP-binding cassette domain-containing protein, translating into MAPTIDREQTEPLLRMENINKWYGSVHALKNVDFSVYPGEIVGLVGDNGAGKSTLVEIITGVHSQTSGDVFWKGERVDISSVNEARKLNIETVFQDQAVVEDRSVAQNLFLGRELTTGVGPIKVLDKETMRTEAEKITRELGLDISSPDQEVRFCSGGEKQGVAIARAMYFDADLVILDEPTTALAISGVRKVLDFVEQLKESGTSVIFITHNLPHAYRICDRFVVFSRGDKVGDLLKEETNTDELEEMQAGVPERDTETTATP; encoded by the coding sequence ATGGCACCAACAATAGACCGCGAGCAGACAGAGCCTCTTCTACGCATGGAGAATATAAATAAATGGTATGGGTCCGTTCATGCACTCAAGAACGTTGATTTCAGTGTCTATCCTGGTGAGATCGTTGGTCTCGTTGGAGATAATGGTGCTGGAAAATCAACATTAGTTGAGATTATCACTGGTGTCCACTCACAGACATCTGGTGATGTCTTCTGGAAGGGAGAGCGCGTCGACATCTCATCCGTCAATGAAGCCCGAAAACTGAATATCGAAACCGTATTTCAAGATCAAGCTGTAGTTGAAGATCGGAGTGTGGCACAGAATCTCTTCCTCGGGAGAGAGTTGACGACCGGTGTCGGGCCGATTAAAGTCTTAGATAAGGAGACTATGCGAACAGAGGCCGAAAAGATAACCCGTGAACTCGGGCTAGACATTTCGTCACCAGATCAAGAAGTGCGATTCTGTTCTGGTGGTGAAAAACAAGGAGTCGCGATTGCAAGAGCGATGTACTTTGATGCTGATCTCGTTATTTTGGACGAACCGACGACGGCGTTAGCCATATCGGGTGTACGGAAGGTTCTCGATTTCGTCGAGCAGCTCAAGGAGTCCGGAACGTCAGTGATATTTATCACTCACAATCTTCCTCATGCCTATCGTATCTGTGATCGGTTCGTAGTGTTTTCCCGAGGAGACAAAGTCGGAGATCTCCTGAAGGAGGAGACGAACACCGATGAACTGGAAGAGATGCAGGCTGGGGTACCAGAACGAGATACTGAAACCACGGCAACGCCGTAG
- a CDS encoding amidohydrolase family protein has protein sequence MVLDSHTHAWGPATVEHPWVNGPILDLVDAFDVHTVYTADRLLADMDRNGIDEAVVVGYPICEWTDNEYTLQIVKDHDRLYGIVMLDPFAEDASEQLQTCMAVDGVLGFRLGVACPYEQMWETFDPSVTWLRDAIKETEFWEAAVENNAIVQILCDHKQLDQAIELVETYPELTYLFDHFCHADPDTPLDTGTFSRLTDLAEFDSVAVKISEVPHMSNEGFPYQDMHSHVRWLIDVFGRERVIWGSDYPNVSDVASYAEARNWLRKVDSLSESDISWITDEAAYHHLGLLR, from the coding sequence ATGGTACTAGACTCACACACGCATGCATGGGGACCTGCAACAGTTGAGCATCCCTGGGTCAATGGCCCGATCCTCGACCTTGTCGATGCTTTTGACGTCCATACGGTGTATACGGCTGATAGACTGCTGGCGGATATGGATCGTAACGGTATCGATGAAGCTGTCGTTGTCGGGTATCCCATTTGCGAATGGACCGACAACGAGTATACCCTCCAAATAGTAAAAGACCATGACCGATTGTATGGGATCGTTATGCTCGATCCGTTTGCTGAGGATGCTTCTGAGCAACTTCAAACGTGCATGGCTGTCGATGGAGTCCTCGGATTTCGACTTGGCGTGGCCTGTCCATACGAGCAGATGTGGGAAACATTTGACCCGAGTGTAACATGGCTTCGAGATGCGATTAAGGAGACGGAGTTTTGGGAAGCCGCTGTCGAGAATAATGCGATAGTTCAGATCCTCTGTGATCACAAGCAACTCGATCAAGCCATAGAACTAGTTGAGACATATCCCGAGTTGACCTATCTGTTCGACCATTTCTGCCATGCTGACCCAGATACACCCCTAGATACTGGAACCTTTAGCCGGCTTACTGATCTCGCCGAATTCGATTCTGTAGCGGTCAAGATTTCCGAGGTACCTCATATGTCGAATGAAGGATTCCCGTACCAAGATATGCATAGCCACGTTCGATGGTTGATTGATGTTTTCGGACGGGAACGTGTTATTTGGGGCTCAGATTATCCGAATGTCAGTGACGTCGCTAGCTACGCTGAAGCTCGTAACTGGCTTCGAAAGGTAGATTCCCTATCTGAAAGCGACATTTCCTGGATAACCGACGAAGCAGCTTACCACCATCTCGGGTTGCTTCGGTGA